A single genomic interval of Hydractinia symbiolongicarpus strain clone_291-10 chromosome 8, HSymV2.1, whole genome shotgun sequence harbors:
- the LOC130655722 gene encoding cGMP-dependent protein kinase 1-like isoform X2: MGSLKDLQQALQQKDNEIKTKDSRISILEQELKKKDETIRNLNRELDKYRSVLQPTTTTTAANKTRQRLQGISAEPQSILAKSQALNAQQLKRHSKSSKSKDIIRAAIKDNDFLTNLEQSQVRELVEVMYSKDFKKGEYIIREGEPGQHLYVIEDGKCEVTKDGKVLGEMSSGKAFGELAILYNCTRTATVRANTTSKLWAIDRQGFQTIMMKTGMERQQEYMDFLKSVPVLRDIPNDALAKIADVLEEAFYEEGEYIIRQGARGDTFFILRKGNVDITQRASVHSEPQFVRSLSKGAYFGEKALLGEDLRTANVIAGKGGCDCLVVDRESFSMFIENLSDIKKDMYGDGSGKKKMSVDPKSPTLIKENDEFANVKLEHLTVTATLGVGGFGRVELVQLATDKRTFALKQLKKKHIVETRQQDHIMSEKRIMSEAHCQFIVRLYKTFKDRKYLYMLLEVCLGGELWTILRDRGSFDDGTTRFYVACVIEAFSYLHSKGIVYRDLKPENLLLDEKGYCKLVDFGFAKKIGFGRKTWTFCGTPEYVAPEIILNKGHDFAADYWSLGILMYELLTGSPPFSGSDPMKTYNIILKGIDMIEFPRKITRNAHNLIKKLCKDNPSERLGYQRNGLKDIQKHKWFDGFNWDGLRNRKLAPPIVPKIKSSTDASNFDDYPKDDEVPPDDMTGWDKDF; the protein is encoded by the exons ATGGGGAGTTTAAAGGACTTACAACAGGCTTTACAgcaaaaagacaatgaaattaaGACGAAAGATTCTAGGATATCTATTCTTGAACAAGAGCTTAAAAAGAAAGATGAAACTATACGAAATTTAAATCGTGAACTTGATAAATATCGATCTGTATTGCAacctactactactactacggCGGCAAACAAAACACGACAACGTTTACAAGGTATATCTGCGGAACCACAGAGTATCTTAGCTAAGTCACAAGCTTTAAATGCTCAACAGTTAAAAAGACATTCTAAATCCTCCAA ATCCAAAGATATTATCCGTGCAGCTATCAAGGACAATGACTTTCTTACTAATTTGGAGCAATCCCAAGTACGAGAACTGGTCGAAGTTATGTACTCCAAAGACTTTAAGAAGGGAGAATACATAATCAGAGAAGGAGAACCTGGACAACATCTGTATGTTATTGAAG ATGGAAAATGTGAAGTTACAAAAGATGGCAAAGTTTTGGGTGAAATGTCAAGTGGAAAAGCTTTTGGAGAATTGGCAATTCTTTACAACTGCACCAGAACTGCAACAGTTCGag CCAATACTACTTCAAAATTATGGGCCATTGACAGACAAGGATTTCAAACTATTATGATGAAAACTGGAATGGAAAGACAACAAGAATACATGGACTTCTTAAAAAG TGTCCCTGTGTTACGAGATATTCCTAATGATGCACTTGCAAAGATTGCTGATGTGTTAGAAGag GCATTTTATGAAGAAGGCGAGTATATCATCCGTCAAGGTGCCAGAGGAGACACTTTCTTTATCTTAAGGAAAGGAAAT GTTGACATTACACAAAGAGCATCTGTTCATAGTGAACCACAGTTTGTAAGATCTCTTTCTAAAGGAGCTTACTTTGGAGAAAAAGCCTTACTTGG TGAGGATTTGAGAACAGCAAACGTCATTGCAGGAAAAGGCGGTTGTGATTGTTTGGTAGTGGACAGAGA GTCTTTCTCAATGTTCATTGAGAACTTGAGTGATATCAAAAAGGATATGTATGGTGATGGCAGTGGTAAAAAGAAGATGAGTGTTGATCCTAAATCACCAac ATTAATAAAAGAGAATGATGAGTTTGCAAATGTTAAGTTAGAACATTTGACAGTCACTGCAACTCTTGGTGTTGGTGGATTTGGTCGTGTAGAATTA GTTCAATTAGCTACAGACAAGAGAACCTTCGCcttaaaacagttaaaaaagaaacacaTTGTAGAGACTAGACAACAAGATCATATTATGTCAGAAAAACGTATTATGTCCGAAGCACACTGTCAGTTTATAGTAAG ATTATACAAAACATTTAAAGATAGGAAATATTTATACATGTTGTTAGAAGTATGCTTAGGCGGTGAACTGTGGACAATTCTAAGAGATAG agGTTCTTTCGACGATGGAACGACTAGGTTTTACGTAGCTTGTGTTATTGAAGCATTTTCGTACTTACATTCAAAGGGTATAGTGTACAGAGACTTGAAG CCTGAAAATCTATTGTTAGATGAGAAGGGTTACTGTAAATTAGTCGACTTTGGTTTTGCAAAGAAAATTGGTTTTGGCAGGAAAACGTGGACGTTTTGTGGAACTCCCGAATATGTCGCACCGGAGATTATTTTAAACAAG GGTCACGATTTCGCGGCTGATTATTGGTCGTTAGGTATCTTAATGTATGAATTACTAACCGGTAGTCCACCGTTTTCTGGTTCTGATCCAATGAAGACATACAACATTattttgaaaggaatagacatgATTGAATTTCCAAGGAAGATCACTAGAAACGCTCATAATCTTATTAAGAAACTGTGCAA GGATAATCCGTCGGAAAGATTAGGATATCAAAGGAATGGATTGAAAGATATTCAAAAACATAA ATGGTTTGATGGCTTTAATTGGGATGGACTACGCAACAGAAAACTCGCACCGCCAATTGTACCCAAG ATTAAATCAAGCACGGATGCATCAAATTTTGATGACTACCCGAAAGATGACGAAGTGCCTCCCGATGACATGACCGGATGGGATAAAGACTTTTAG
- the LOC130655722 gene encoding cGMP-dependent protein kinase 1-like isoform X1 — MFKFFHHSSSSSSSGSVTSGGGGGGSGDSNTAMGSLKDLQQALQQKDNEIKTKDSRISILEQELKKKDETIRNLNRELDKYRSVLQPTTTTTAANKTRQRLQGISAEPQSILAKSQALNAQQLKRHSKSSKSKDIIRAAIKDNDFLTNLEQSQVRELVEVMYSKDFKKGEYIIREGEPGQHLYVIEDGKCEVTKDGKVLGEMSSGKAFGELAILYNCTRTATVRANTTSKLWAIDRQGFQTIMMKTGMERQQEYMDFLKSVPVLRDIPNDALAKIADVLEEAFYEEGEYIIRQGARGDTFFILRKGNVDITQRASVHSEPQFVRSLSKGAYFGEKALLGEDLRTANVIAGKGGCDCLVVDRESFSMFIENLSDIKKDMYGDGSGKKKMSVDPKSPTLIKENDEFANVKLEHLTVTATLGVGGFGRVELVQLATDKRTFALKQLKKKHIVETRQQDHIMSEKRIMSEAHCQFIVRLYKTFKDRKYLYMLLEVCLGGELWTILRDRGSFDDGTTRFYVACVIEAFSYLHSKGIVYRDLKPENLLLDEKGYCKLVDFGFAKKIGFGRKTWTFCGTPEYVAPEIILNKGHDFAADYWSLGILMYELLTGSPPFSGSDPMKTYNIILKGIDMIEFPRKITRNAHNLIKKLCKDNPSERLGYQRNGLKDIQKHKWFDGFNWDGLRNRKLAPPIVPKIKSSTDASNFDDYPKDDEVPPDDMTGWDKDF; from the exons ATGTTCAAGTTTTTCCATCATAGCTCCAGCTCTTCTTCGTCGGGGTCAGTCACCagcggtggtggtggtggtggaagTGGCGATAGTAATACAGCGATGGGGAGTTTAAAGGACTTACAACAGGCTTTACAgcaaaaagacaatgaaattaaGACGAAAGATTCTAGGATATCTATTCTTGAACAAGAGCTTAAAAAGAAAGATGAAACTATACGAAATTTAAATCGTGAACTTGATAAATATCGATCTGTATTGCAacctactactactactacggCGGCAAACAAAACACGACAACGTTTACAAGGTATATCTGCGGAACCACAGAGTATCTTAGCTAAGTCACAAGCTTTAAATGCTCAACAGTTAAAAAGACATTCTAAATCCTCCAA ATCCAAAGATATTATCCGTGCAGCTATCAAGGACAATGACTTTCTTACTAATTTGGAGCAATCCCAAGTACGAGAACTGGTCGAAGTTATGTACTCCAAAGACTTTAAGAAGGGAGAATACATAATCAGAGAAGGAGAACCTGGACAACATCTGTATGTTATTGAAG ATGGAAAATGTGAAGTTACAAAAGATGGCAAAGTTTTGGGTGAAATGTCAAGTGGAAAAGCTTTTGGAGAATTGGCAATTCTTTACAACTGCACCAGAACTGCAACAGTTCGag CCAATACTACTTCAAAATTATGGGCCATTGACAGACAAGGATTTCAAACTATTATGATGAAAACTGGAATGGAAAGACAACAAGAATACATGGACTTCTTAAAAAG TGTCCCTGTGTTACGAGATATTCCTAATGATGCACTTGCAAAGATTGCTGATGTGTTAGAAGag GCATTTTATGAAGAAGGCGAGTATATCATCCGTCAAGGTGCCAGAGGAGACACTTTCTTTATCTTAAGGAAAGGAAAT GTTGACATTACACAAAGAGCATCTGTTCATAGTGAACCACAGTTTGTAAGATCTCTTTCTAAAGGAGCTTACTTTGGAGAAAAAGCCTTACTTGG TGAGGATTTGAGAACAGCAAACGTCATTGCAGGAAAAGGCGGTTGTGATTGTTTGGTAGTGGACAGAGA GTCTTTCTCAATGTTCATTGAGAACTTGAGTGATATCAAAAAGGATATGTATGGTGATGGCAGTGGTAAAAAGAAGATGAGTGTTGATCCTAAATCACCAac ATTAATAAAAGAGAATGATGAGTTTGCAAATGTTAAGTTAGAACATTTGACAGTCACTGCAACTCTTGGTGTTGGTGGATTTGGTCGTGTAGAATTA GTTCAATTAGCTACAGACAAGAGAACCTTCGCcttaaaacagttaaaaaagaaacacaTTGTAGAGACTAGACAACAAGATCATATTATGTCAGAAAAACGTATTATGTCCGAAGCACACTGTCAGTTTATAGTAAG ATTATACAAAACATTTAAAGATAGGAAATATTTATACATGTTGTTAGAAGTATGCTTAGGCGGTGAACTGTGGACAATTCTAAGAGATAG agGTTCTTTCGACGATGGAACGACTAGGTTTTACGTAGCTTGTGTTATTGAAGCATTTTCGTACTTACATTCAAAGGGTATAGTGTACAGAGACTTGAAG CCTGAAAATCTATTGTTAGATGAGAAGGGTTACTGTAAATTAGTCGACTTTGGTTTTGCAAAGAAAATTGGTTTTGGCAGGAAAACGTGGACGTTTTGTGGAACTCCCGAATATGTCGCACCGGAGATTATTTTAAACAAG GGTCACGATTTCGCGGCTGATTATTGGTCGTTAGGTATCTTAATGTATGAATTACTAACCGGTAGTCCACCGTTTTCTGGTTCTGATCCAATGAAGACATACAACATTattttgaaaggaatagacatgATTGAATTTCCAAGGAAGATCACTAGAAACGCTCATAATCTTATTAAGAAACTGTGCAA GGATAATCCGTCGGAAAGATTAGGATATCAAAGGAATGGATTGAAAGATATTCAAAAACATAA ATGGTTTGATGGCTTTAATTGGGATGGACTACGCAACAGAAAACTCGCACCGCCAATTGTACCCAAG ATTAAATCAAGCACGGATGCATCAAATTTTGATGACTACCCGAAAGATGACGAAGTGCCTCCCGATGACATGACCGGATGGGATAAAGACTTTTAG